From Pseudonocardia autotrophica, one genomic window encodes:
- a CDS encoding flavin-containing monooxygenase has protein sequence MHAPSVLVVGAGFGGIAAAIELRAHGIRDVTVVDAAPGLGGTWLHNTYPGAACDVPSHLYSFSFAQRTDWSRLCSPQPEILAYLHDVAREFGVADLIETGVRIVSADRPRADGPWTVTAEDGHTRTADVLIIATGQLNRPVVPDIPGIDTFAGHTFHSARWDHEHDLRGRRIAVIGTGASAVQFVPAIAPQAGHLSVFQRSGNWFLPRRNRVFPSLWRAAIRRVPGLQRWRRRFITEYCEAITLMIRHPATWGRLGRLYSTLFMRAQLRDPELRRKVWPDYTFGCKRVLFSSHWLPALQRDNVSLETEKVTEIVPEGVRTADGRTHQVDTIIWGTGFAATDFMFPMEVTGPGGRSLAEEWSDGAHAYLGMTVPGFPSLFVLYGPNTNTSGGSIIRYLEHQVRYVRETLQEAQRRGSSAVEVRSDVERTYDAEIQARFTGTAWTRCDSWYRDDSGRIVTNWPGYMREYDELTSRVDPADYVFH, from the coding sequence ATGCACGCACCGAGCGTTCTCGTCGTCGGCGCCGGGTTCGGTGGAATCGCCGCGGCGATCGAGCTGCGCGCGCACGGCATCCGGGACGTGACCGTCGTCGACGCCGCGCCCGGCCTCGGTGGGACGTGGCTGCACAACACCTACCCCGGTGCGGCCTGCGACGTCCCGAGCCACCTGTACTCGTTCTCGTTCGCCCAGCGCACCGACTGGTCGCGGCTGTGCTCCCCGCAGCCGGAGATCCTCGCCTACCTGCACGACGTGGCGCGCGAGTTCGGTGTCGCCGACCTGATCGAGACCGGTGTCCGGATCGTCTCCGCCGACCGCCCTCGCGCGGACGGACCGTGGACGGTCACCGCCGAGGACGGCCACACCCGGACCGCCGACGTCCTGATCATCGCGACCGGCCAGCTCAACCGCCCGGTCGTGCCGGACATCCCCGGCATCGACACGTTCGCCGGGCACACCTTCCACTCCGCCCGCTGGGACCACGAGCACGACCTTCGCGGGCGCCGGATCGCCGTGATCGGGACCGGGGCGAGCGCGGTGCAGTTCGTACCCGCGATCGCGCCGCAGGCCGGGCACCTGAGCGTGTTCCAGCGGAGCGGGAACTGGTTCCTGCCGCGGCGTAACCGGGTGTTCCCGTCGCTGTGGCGGGCCGCGATCCGGCGGGTGCCGGGCCTGCAGCGCTGGCGCCGCCGGTTCATCACCGAGTACTGCGAGGCGATCACGCTGATGATCCGGCACCCGGCCACCTGGGGCCGGCTCGGACGGCTGTACTCGACGCTGTTCATGCGGGCGCAGCTGCGCGACCCGGAGCTGCGCCGCAAGGTCTGGCCGGACTACACCTTCGGCTGCAAGCGGGTGCTGTTCAGCTCGCACTGGCTGCCCGCGCTGCAGCGGGACAACGTGTCGCTGGAGACCGAGAAGGTCACCGAGATCGTGCCGGAGGGTGTCCGCACCGCCGACGGCCGGACGCACCAGGTGGACACGATCATCTGGGGCACCGGGTTCGCGGCCACCGACTTCATGTTCCCGATGGAGGTCACCGGCCCCGGCGGGCGCTCGCTCGCCGAGGAGTGGTCCGACGGGGCGCACGCCTACCTCGGGATGACGGTGCCCGGCTTCCCGTCGCTGTTCGTCCTCTACGGGCCGAACACCAACACCTCCGGCGGGTCGATCATCCGCTACCTGGAGCACCAGGTCCGCTACGTCCGCGAGACGCTGCAGGAGGCGCAGCGGCGTGGGAGCAGCGCGGTGGAGGTGCGCTCCGACGTCGAGCGGACCTACGACGCCGAGATCCAGGCCCGGTTCACCGGCACCGCCTGGACCCGCTGCGACTCCTGGTACCGCGACGACTCCGGCCGGATCGTCACCAACTGGCCCGGCTACATGCGCGAGTACGACGAGCTGACCAGCCGGGTGGATCCGGCCGACTACGTCTTCCACTGA
- a CDS encoding IS256 family transposase, with amino-acid sequence MALDQSALLEVLDALKTADVGDRVRVAAETIYQALIEAELTESIGAGRHERTESRTAQRNGHRTRTLSTTAGDLELRIPKLRTGSFFPSLLERRRRVDQALFAVVMEAYLHGVSTRKVDDLVKALGADSGISKSEVSRICADLDTEVGAFRDRSLADQAFPYVFLDATYCKARVDHRVVSQAVVIATGVRADGWREVLGFAVGDSEDGAFWTAFLRSLKARGLGGVQLVISDAHTGLTQAISAVLLGAAWQRCRVHFLRNVLAQVPKGNAEMVAAAIRTIFAQPKADMVRDQLNVIAAMLGRQSAKVETMLRDAAPDLLAFADFPAAHWKKIWSTNPLERLNKEVKRRTDVVGVFPNPEALLRLAGAVLVEAHDEWQAGDRRYLSEATMALLAPTPAEEVAEPELITA; translated from the coding sequence ATGGCCCTGGACCAGTCTGCCCTGCTCGAAGTCCTCGACGCACTCAAGACCGCCGATGTCGGTGACCGTGTCCGCGTCGCCGCGGAGACGATCTATCAGGCGTTGATCGAGGCCGAGCTCACCGAGTCGATCGGCGCCGGCCGCCACGAACGCACCGAGTCCCGCACCGCCCAACGCAACGGGCACCGCACCCGCACCCTGTCGACCACCGCCGGGGACCTGGAACTGCGGATCCCGAAACTGCGTACCGGGTCGTTCTTCCCGTCCCTGCTCGAACGCCGCCGCCGGGTCGACCAGGCCCTGTTCGCGGTCGTGATGGAGGCCTACCTCCACGGGGTGTCCACGAGGAAGGTCGACGACCTGGTCAAAGCGTTGGGCGCTGATTCGGGGATCTCCAAGTCCGAGGTCTCCCGGATCTGCGCCGACCTCGACACCGAGGTCGGAGCGTTCCGCGACCGCTCCCTGGCAGACCAGGCGTTTCCCTACGTGTTCCTCGACGCCACCTACTGCAAGGCCCGCGTCGACCACCGCGTCGTCTCGCAGGCGGTGGTGATCGCCACCGGCGTCCGGGCCGACGGGTGGCGGGAGGTCCTCGGGTTCGCCGTCGGCGACAGCGAGGACGGCGCGTTCTGGACCGCGTTCCTGCGCAGCCTCAAAGCCCGCGGCCTCGGCGGAGTGCAACTGGTGATCTCCGACGCCCACACCGGTCTCACCCAGGCCATCTCCGCGGTCCTGCTCGGCGCGGCGTGGCAACGCTGCCGGGTGCATTTCCTGCGCAACGTCCTGGCCCAGGTCCCCAAGGGCAACGCCGAGATGGTCGCCGCCGCGATCCGCACGATCTTCGCCCAACCCAAGGCCGACATGGTCCGTGACCAGCTCAACGTGATCGCGGCCATGCTCGGCCGCCAATCAGCGAAGGTCGAGACGATGCTGCGCGACGCCGCCCCGGACCTGCTGGCCTTCGCCGACTTCCCGGCCGCGCACTGGAAGAAGATCTGGTCGACCAACCCCCTGGAGCGGTTGAACAAGGAGGTCAAACGTCGCACCGACGTCGTCGGCGTGTTCCCCAACCCCGAAGCCCTACTCCGGCTGGCCGGTGCCGTGCTGGTCGAAGCCCACGACGAATGGCAGGCAGGAGACCGCCGCTACCTCAGCGAGGCCACCATGGCGCTGCTCGCCCCCACCCCGGCGGAGGAGGTAGCCGAGCCCGAACTCATCACGGCATGA
- a CDS encoding MerR family transcriptional regulator, which yields MKVGELAAATGLTVRTLHHWEERGLVVPSARTHSGHRVYDDGDVRRVYQVVALRELGLPLDAIGELLVSGAFGAVLAAHLEQVDTRLAALQSLRRTLAGVVERLRHTPDPAPSDVLRLMDEVSRVNETFAQYFTPEQVAELQERRTDGEATAAEWPGLIEAVRAEMDAGTDPSEPRVQALAARWAELLAAFHRGDPELGERLNRMRTENAAEVSAAGGPDQAMIDYIGRTGKVG from the coding sequence GTGAAGGTGGGAGAGCTCGCAGCGGCGACCGGACTGACGGTGCGCACGCTGCACCACTGGGAGGAGCGAGGGCTGGTCGTGCCGTCGGCACGGACGCACTCGGGCCACCGGGTCTACGACGACGGTGATGTCCGCCGCGTCTACCAGGTGGTCGCCCTGCGCGAGCTGGGCCTCCCGCTGGACGCCATCGGTGAGCTGCTGGTCTCCGGCGCGTTCGGCGCCGTGCTGGCGGCACACCTGGAGCAGGTCGACACCAGGCTGGCTGCGCTGCAGTCGCTGCGTCGCACCCTCGCCGGTGTCGTCGAGCGGTTGCGGCACACACCCGACCCGGCCCCGTCGGACGTACTGAGGTTGATGGACGAGGTGAGCAGGGTGAACGAGACCTTCGCGCAGTACTTCACGCCGGAGCAGGTCGCCGAGCTGCAGGAGCGGCGGACCGATGGCGAGGCGACCGCGGCCGAGTGGCCCGGCCTGATCGAGGCCGTCCGGGCCGAGATGGACGCCGGGACCGACCCGTCCGAGCCGCGGGTGCAGGCACTCGCGGCCCGGTGGGCGGAGCTGCTGGCGGCGTTCCATCGCGGGGACCCCGAGCTGGGTGAGCGGCTAAACCGGATGCGCACGGAGAACGCCGCCGAGGTGAGCGCCGCCGGCGGGCCGGACCAGGCGATGATCGACTACATCGGACGTACGGGGAAGGTGGGCTGA
- a CDS encoding exonuclease domain-containing protein, which translates to MTSSASDTAYARLAEPVRRWIHGQGWTGLHDVQARAVEPVLAADRDILITAATAAGKTEAAFLPALSHLVERRASGRAPDGVEVLYLSPLKALINDQTRRLEPIGEELGIPVHPWHGDVTAARRTRVWRDRSGVLLITPESVEGIFCHRGDRAKALFGDLRFVIVDELHAFPGSPRGAQLASLMHRIDLLARRRVPRIGLSATVGKLDDAAEALRPGGGPRVHIIESAVDGRSRRTRVYAHSVTAGTGGSSAIARRLYSSLRGSTNLVFANARTDVEYYADRLRQECERRRTPNEFFAHHGSLSKAEREDVEDRLRGADLPGTAVCTSTLEMGIDIGQVREVAQVGPPPSVAALRQRWGRSGRRPGEPSILRIYVAEPDLGVDPEPVDELRPQLVQALAMLRLVRVHDWCEPPEHGGLHLSTLVQQVLSLTAQFGGVGPDQAESALCSRGPFRRVGGDTFHRLLGAMHGAELLTTAGDGTLLPGLRGEREIEHYGFLAAFATPAAYRVVAAGQEIGSVSAASPLVPDRGLVLAGRRWRVIAVHQSDCLVEVVPDSQGTVVAFPGGGAARVHDRVRAEMLAIYRGEDDGIADLLDDGARDLLAAARSAFERLRLHDRDTIPNGRSTLVLPWRGDRMLDTLLVALHQRGLRGDREGPALRVTAPVAVVEEALGALARAVPPDPTHLAASVAAKAEEKWDDVLSPGLLDEAYAARALDVDAVWDWARHRTPAPVPTDHAAPAPAAPEVGLSRGIPSGTGFAVVDVETTGLAPGAGHRIVEIAVVRCRSDGSVEDSWHTLLDPGRDPGPVDVHGLRPEDLAGAPSFSDVAGDLADLLAGRVVVAHNVRFDLSFLRAEFERIGALPPAWPLLCTMELIDRLPGSADRAGRGLADACAAFGVELRSAHTALGDARATAALLAAQIASAGTANVLDLGVTPAAIPGPWSPARPSGRVLHRGGGVAPARRIPAVRGADAAETAYADAVVLALDSGGISSAETDHLLEVARSRNVDDAVVSRIHERESARGDVSDESRRHLDIVQALMRS; encoded by the coding sequence ATGACCTCGTCAGCTTCTGACACCGCCTACGCCCGGCTCGCGGAACCCGTTCGGCGCTGGATCCACGGGCAGGGCTGGACCGGACTGCACGACGTGCAGGCGCGGGCCGTCGAGCCGGTGCTGGCGGCGGACCGGGACATACTCATCACAGCCGCGACAGCGGCCGGGAAGACCGAGGCGGCCTTCCTCCCGGCGCTGTCGCATCTGGTCGAGCGCAGGGCCTCCGGCCGGGCACCCGATGGGGTGGAGGTGCTCTACCTCTCCCCGCTGAAGGCGTTGATCAACGACCAGACGCGGCGGTTGGAACCGATCGGCGAGGAGCTGGGCATCCCGGTCCACCCGTGGCACGGGGACGTGACGGCTGCCCGGCGCACCAGGGTCTGGCGCGACCGATCGGGCGTGCTGCTGATCACTCCGGAGTCGGTCGAGGGGATCTTCTGTCATCGGGGCGACCGGGCGAAGGCCCTGTTCGGAGATCTCCGATTCGTTATCGTGGACGAGCTGCACGCGTTCCCGGGGAGTCCCCGCGGTGCGCAGCTCGCGTCACTGATGCACCGGATCGACCTGCTCGCGCGCCGCCGGGTTCCACGGATCGGGTTGTCTGCGACCGTCGGAAAGCTCGACGACGCGGCCGAGGCGCTGCGCCCCGGGGGAGGGCCCCGGGTGCACATCATCGAATCTGCGGTGGACGGGAGGTCCCGGCGTACCCGGGTGTACGCACACTCCGTGACAGCCGGGACGGGGGGCTCGTCGGCGATTGCGCGGCGCCTGTACAGCAGCCTGCGTGGCTCGACGAACCTCGTCTTCGCCAACGCCCGTACCGATGTCGAGTACTACGCCGACCGGCTCAGGCAGGAGTGCGAGCGCAGGCGCACACCGAACGAGTTCTTCGCGCATCACGGGAGCCTGTCCAAAGCTGAGCGGGAGGACGTCGAGGACCGGCTGCGCGGCGCCGATCTACCCGGAACGGCGGTGTGCACGTCGACCCTCGAGATGGGGATCGACATCGGCCAGGTGCGTGAGGTCGCGCAGGTCGGGCCGCCGCCCTCGGTAGCGGCCCTGCGGCAACGCTGGGGCCGCTCCGGTCGCCGGCCCGGTGAGCCGTCGATCCTCCGCATCTACGTCGCGGAACCCGACCTCGGTGTTGATCCCGAGCCGGTCGACGAGCTGCGTCCCCAGCTCGTCCAGGCGCTCGCGATGCTCCGGCTGGTCCGCGTGCACGATTGGTGCGAACCACCCGAGCACGGTGGACTTCATCTGTCGACGCTCGTCCAGCAGGTGCTGTCGCTCACCGCACAGTTCGGCGGGGTCGGTCCGGATCAGGCCGAGTCGGCCCTCTGCTCCCGCGGGCCGTTCCGCCGGGTCGGGGGCGACACGTTCCACCGGTTGCTCGGCGCGATGCACGGTGCGGAGCTCCTGACGACCGCAGGCGACGGGACGCTGCTGCCGGGGCTACGCGGCGAACGCGAGATCGAGCACTACGGATTCCTCGCCGCGTTCGCCACACCCGCCGCCTACCGGGTGGTCGCAGCCGGCCAGGAGATCGGCTCGGTGAGTGCGGCCTCGCCGCTGGTGCCGGACCGCGGACTCGTTCTCGCGGGGCGCCGATGGCGGGTGATCGCGGTGCACCAGTCCGACTGCCTGGTGGAGGTCGTCCCGGACAGCCAGGGCACCGTGGTCGCCTTCCCGGGCGGCGGGGCCGCCCGGGTGCATGATCGTGTCCGCGCCGAGATGCTCGCGATCTACCGGGGTGAGGATGATGGCATCGCGGACCTGTTGGACGACGGTGCTCGCGATCTGCTCGCCGCGGCTCGCTCCGCGTTCGAGCGGCTCCGGCTGCACGATCGCGACACGATCCCGAACGGACGATCCACCCTGGTGCTGCCGTGGCGGGGCGACCGCATGCTCGACACACTGCTCGTAGCCCTGCACCAGCGTGGACTGCGGGGCGACCGTGAAGGACCCGCGCTGCGGGTCACGGCGCCGGTGGCGGTCGTCGAGGAGGCACTGGGTGCACTCGCCCGCGCTGTCCCGCCGGATCCCACCCACCTGGCGGCGTCGGTTGCGGCCAAGGCCGAGGAGAAGTGGGACGACGTGCTGTCCCCCGGCCTGCTCGACGAGGCGTACGCGGCGCGCGCACTCGATGTGGACGCTGTGTGGGACTGGGCCCGGCACCGAACCCCGGCACCCGTACCCACCGACCATGCCGCCCCGGCTCCGGCAGCACCCGAGGTGGGGCTGTCCCGCGGTATCCCGAGCGGCACCGGATTCGCCGTCGTCGATGTCGAGACGACCGGTCTGGCGCCGGGAGCCGGGCACCGGATCGTCGAGATCGCCGTCGTCCGGTGCCGGTCGGACGGCTCGGTCGAGGACAGCTGGCACACCCTGCTGGATCCGGGGCGTGATCCCGGCCCGGTCGACGTGCACGGCCTGCGACCGGAGGATCTCGCCGGGGCGCCATCGTTCTCCGATGTGGCGGGGGACCTGGCAGATCTGCTGGCCGGGCGGGTCGTGGTTGCGCACAACGTGCGGTTCGACCTCTCCTTCCTGCGGGCCGAGTTCGAGCGGATCGGGGCGCTCCCGCCGGCGTGGCCCCTGCTGTGCACGATGGAACTGATCGACCGGCTGCCGGGGTCGGCCGATCGAGCCGGCCGCGGCCTGGCGGACGCCTGCGCCGCATTCGGCGTGGAACTCCGTTCGGCGCACACCGCTCTCGGTGATGCACGTGCCACAGCAGCACTGCTGGCCGCGCAGATCGCGAGCGCGGGTACGGCGAACGTCCTGGATCTCGGCGTCACCCCGGCGGCGATCCCCGGGCCGTGGAGCCCCGCACGGCCCTCCGGGCGGGTCCTGCATCGCGGCGGCGGGGTGGCTCCAGCACGGCGGATTCCGGCCGTCCGAGGTGCCGATGCCGCCGAGACGGCTTACGCCGACGCGGTCGTCCTGGCGCTGGACAGCGGCGGGATCTCCAGTGCGGAGACGGACCACCTCCTGGAGGTCGCCCGCTCCAGGAACGTCGATGACGCCGTCGTCTCACGGATCCACGAGCGAGAATCTGCGCGCGGCGACGTCTCGGACGAGAGCCGCCGGCACCTGGACATCGTGCAGGCACTGATGCGCTCGTGA
- a CDS encoding ATP-binding protein encodes MNRPVRIKARERDALIQSLRAGVVPRTGQHLIQVGRHQELSALLADIARISDGGSAVRFVIGDYGSGKTFFLNLVRAVAAQKKLVTLHADLNPGRRLASSGGQARGLYTELMRNTGTQARPDGALAAVVERFVTQAMDTARDQGTSPSKVIRSRLEELTELVGGYDFAHVIDAYWRGHDTDDDALQAHAVRWLRGEYSTKTEARSDLGVRTIVDDSSFYDQLKLLARFVRLAGYQGLLVCLDEMVNLYKIAHKGAREANYEQILRIVNDVLQGNAEGLGFVFGGTPDFLADSRRGLHSYGALASRLGENRFATDDLVDYSGPVLRLEQLSQEDFHVLLENVRHVHASGDPDKYLVPDEAIDAFMAHCRRQIGEAYFRTPRNTIKAFCDLLALLEQNPGRGWQEVLGQTSVAVETNPDLEPLDEDADDDLVSF; translated from the coding sequence ATGAACCGACCCGTACGGATCAAGGCCCGAGAGCGTGACGCGCTCATCCAGTCCTTGCGGGCCGGTGTCGTGCCCCGCACGGGGCAGCATCTGATCCAGGTCGGTCGCCACCAGGAGCTGAGCGCGCTGTTGGCCGACATCGCACGGATCTCCGACGGCGGTTCGGCCGTCCGGTTCGTGATCGGCGACTACGGGTCGGGAAAGACGTTCTTCCTGAACCTCGTCCGTGCTGTCGCGGCCCAGAAGAAGCTGGTCACCCTGCACGCGGACCTGAACCCGGGGCGCCGTCTGGCGTCCTCCGGGGGGCAGGCGCGCGGGCTCTACACCGAGCTGATGCGCAACACCGGCACCCAGGCCCGTCCGGACGGCGCTCTGGCGGCGGTCGTCGAACGGTTCGTCACCCAGGCGATGGATACGGCCCGCGACCAGGGCACCAGCCCCAGCAAGGTCATCCGCTCCCGGCTGGAGGAACTCACCGAGCTCGTCGGCGGGTACGACTTCGCGCACGTCATCGACGCTTACTGGCGCGGTCACGACACCGACGACGACGCGCTGCAGGCGCACGCGGTCCGCTGGCTCCGCGGCGAGTACTCCACGAAGACCGAAGCCAGGTCCGATCTGGGCGTCCGGACGATCGTCGACGACAGTTCGTTCTACGACCAGTTGAAGCTGCTCGCCCGCTTCGTCCGGCTCGCCGGGTACCAGGGCCTGCTGGTGTGCCTGGACGAGATGGTCAACCTGTACAAGATCGCGCACAAGGGTGCCCGCGAGGCCAACTACGAGCAGATCCTGCGGATCGTCAACGATGTCCTGCAGGGCAATGCCGAAGGGCTCGGCTTCGTATTCGGCGGGACCCCGGACTTCCTGGCCGACTCGCGTCGCGGCCTCCACTCGTACGGTGCGCTCGCCTCCCGGCTCGGGGAGAACCGCTTCGCCACGGACGATCTGGTCGACTACTCGGGTCCGGTGCTGAGACTGGAACAGCTCTCGCAGGAGGACTTCCACGTGCTGCTGGAGAACGTGCGGCACGTGCACGCCTCCGGGGATCCGGACAAGTACCTCGTTCCGGACGAGGCGATCGACGCATTCATGGCCCATTGCCGCCGCCAGATCGGCGAGGCGTACTTCCGTACCCCGCGGAACACGATCAAGGCCTTCTGCGACCTTCTCGCCCTGCTGGAGCAGAATCCGGGGCGCGGCTGGCAGGAGGTACTGGGCCAGACGAGCGTCGCCGTGGAGACCAACCCGGACCTGGAGCCGTTGGACGAGGACGCCGACGATGACCTCGTCAGCTTCTGA
- a CDS encoding TerB N-terminal domain-containing protein yields MSASGTSGNTGGTVLEGLSRSVCRTTMPADQADRARSAEYLTPFCIRARARAVFGEDGSSGAVTTGNVDSVPAGADWCPPGRAVTVAGIAIRCGAFWFGPGDEPSTVDPYLQVDGRSPDWGATTVTDLRYDRLSPSARAAYLVWLASGRRAPEAPTVWPELYLWGLERRMIVDGDDDPTLLAEVRAIGAVYGRSPAVAALVARLSALDRSAGAPALDPMAAGPPAELAVEIGRRALAREPVTAEWALAWAWYHPELPRQDAASRVPELFASLWRHRFGERYPQGLPVPTRRRRLVLDYVPDNPSLPRPVDRTIADASDVVTHPQPSATLAEITDAVERELQPFARWATRHPDRVSGIAAAALLPELLLAESPAGAAAAPLIEWAVQNSSETAPVVVSGRELTALWTAGVADGRLDQADSVALAQILERRGIGIEPDVRFGGRPIPPDGPVVLFRTGAAAAAAPSSSYVLAAVTSELCLAVAAADGSVDDAEAGLLADRLDRIEDLTVAERARLAAHRRLVGAKAIDLDEVAVRTRDLNEEARRELAVAVTDVAMVDGRVDEAERRTVVAVYRLLGVDVAEAEARLSGPSTTDVPEVEVSPTGQVDPGASPDRPQEPGASRAAGMPRLVALDQERLARTQSSNADVRALLGAIFAEDEDEEEDEAEEAPAPEPSPSSEETVGGLDRRHSALLFELAEAGVWTRPELERACSLLAVLPDGALDVVNEAAFDIVGDPVIELKDGGAVAVDREVLEEMRV; encoded by the coding sequence ATGTCGGCCTCCGGGACGAGCGGTAACACCGGGGGGACGGTCCTCGAAGGTCTCAGCAGGTCCGTTTGCCGCACCACGATGCCTGCCGATCAGGCTGATCGTGCGCGCTCTGCGGAGTATCTGACACCCTTTTGTATTCGGGCTCGGGCCCGGGCGGTCTTCGGCGAGGACGGGAGCAGCGGCGCTGTGACGACGGGGAACGTGGATTCGGTCCCGGCTGGAGCGGACTGGTGCCCGCCGGGCCGAGCCGTCACCGTCGCCGGGATCGCCATCCGTTGCGGAGCGTTCTGGTTCGGTCCGGGTGACGAGCCGTCGACCGTGGATCCGTACCTGCAGGTCGACGGGCGATCTCCGGACTGGGGCGCGACCACCGTCACCGATCTCCGTTATGACCGGCTCAGCCCCTCGGCCCGCGCGGCGTACCTGGTGTGGCTCGCATCGGGGCGGCGGGCGCCCGAGGCGCCCACCGTGTGGCCGGAGCTGTACCTGTGGGGACTCGAGCGTCGCATGATCGTCGACGGTGACGACGACCCGACCCTGCTGGCCGAAGTACGAGCGATCGGTGCCGTCTACGGCCGGTCGCCGGCTGTCGCTGCGCTCGTCGCCAGGCTTTCGGCGCTGGACCGGTCGGCCGGAGCACCTGCACTCGACCCGATGGCGGCCGGCCCACCGGCGGAGCTGGCGGTCGAGATCGGTCGCCGGGCACTGGCCCGGGAGCCAGTCACCGCGGAGTGGGCTCTTGCGTGGGCGTGGTACCACCCCGAACTACCGCGGCAGGACGCCGCGAGTCGGGTTCCCGAGCTGTTCGCCTCGTTGTGGCGGCACCGCTTCGGCGAGCGATATCCACAGGGACTGCCGGTACCGACCCGCCGTCGCCGGCTGGTGCTCGATTACGTGCCGGACAACCCCTCGTTGCCACGGCCGGTCGACCGGACGATCGCAGATGCGTCCGACGTCGTGACCCATCCTCAGCCGTCCGCGACGCTGGCTGAGATCACCGACGCCGTCGAGCGGGAGCTGCAACCGTTCGCCAGGTGGGCGACCCGGCACCCGGACCGGGTGTCCGGTATCGCTGCCGCTGCACTGCTGCCCGAGCTGCTGCTCGCCGAAAGCCCGGCCGGAGCCGCTGCGGCACCGCTCATCGAGTGGGCGGTGCAGAACTCGTCCGAGACCGCCCCGGTGGTGGTCTCGGGGCGGGAGCTGACCGCGCTGTGGACGGCCGGTGTCGCGGACGGCCGGCTGGACCAGGCCGACTCGGTCGCGCTCGCACAGATCCTCGAGAGGCGCGGCATCGGTATCGAACCGGACGTCCGGTTCGGTGGGCGCCCGATCCCACCGGACGGTCCAGTGGTGCTCTTCCGGACCGGAGCGGCGGCTGCGGCGGCTCCGTCGTCGTCCTACGTGCTCGCCGCGGTCACGTCCGAGCTGTGCCTTGCCGTCGCTGCCGCGGACGGCAGCGTCGACGATGCGGAGGCCGGGCTGCTCGCCGACCGGCTCGACCGGATCGAGGATCTGACCGTCGCCGAGCGAGCGCGGCTCGCCGCGCATCGCCGGCTCGTCGGGGCGAAGGCCATCGACCTCGATGAGGTCGCGGTCCGGACCCGAGACCTGAACGAGGAGGCACGGAGAGAACTCGCCGTCGCCGTCACCGACGTCGCGATGGTGGACGGCCGGGTCGACGAGGCGGAACGCCGCACCGTCGTCGCGGTCTACCGCCTGCTGGGCGTCGACGTCGCCGAGGCCGAGGCGCGGCTGTCCGGTCCGAGCACGACCGATGTGCCGGAGGTCGAGGTGAGCCCGACCGGGCAGGTGGATCCCGGTGCCTCGCCTGATCGACCGCAGGAACCGGGTGCCTCCAGGGCTGCGGGGATGCCCCGGCTCGTGGCCCTGGACCAAGAACGACTCGCTCGCACTCAATCCTCGAACGCCGACGTGCGGGCTCTTCTCGGCGCGATCTTCGCCGAGGACGAAGACGAGGAAGAGGACGAGGCGGAGGAGGCCCCGGCGCCGGAACCGAGCCCCTCCTCGGAGGAGACCGTCGGCGGGCTGGATCGCCGCCATTCCGCTCTGTTGTTCGAGCTGGCCGAGGCCGGTGTGTGGACCAGGCCCGAGCTCGAGCGGGCGTGCTCGCTGCTCGCGGTCCTGCCGGACGGTGCGTTGGACGTCGTGAACGAGGCCGCGTTCGACATCGTCGGGGACCCCGTGATCGAGCTGAAGGACGGCGGCGCCGTTGCCGTCGACCGTGAAGTTCTGGAGGAGATGCGCGTATGA